gggaagcattggagtcaacatgtgccagcatccctgtggaacgcttttgacaccttgtagagtccatgccctgactaatttaggctgttctgagggcaaatgggGTGCGCAAATGGGGTAGCTCGAATGCTAGTGGTGTGCTGTTGTAGTATGTCTGTTACTGTTAACTGAATATCAAATGAATGACTAGTATGCCAATGAATGCTTCCTTTTCTGTGATTTACAGTGTTTGTGATGTCAACATGGAGAGAGATGACAATCAagaaaagggagagatggaggagataaAGAGTGAGAATCCATCCTCTGACTGCACACTGTCAACTGGTAATGAAATGCCTTTCTAATAGCATGTGATATCTAATCTATAATGAAAGTTAGCTAATCTTTAATGACATCCAGCTGATTTTGACATGCCTCCACTCAGTAAGTAGGGGGATCAGCAGTGTTTGTAATTATTTTACTGAGTTCATTTGTGTGATTTTCAGGTTCTGCTgatctcactcctgctctgcccTCTGAAAATCACACAGTTCCTGAGCCTGCTGGGCCAGTGGGAGGAGACGACGGCACCAATGTGACTTTAGAGGAGCCTAAGAATCCACCTCCATCAGATACTATGGGTGAGGAGGGGACCCAGGAACTAGAACTGGCCCCTGATCAGGAACTAGAACCAGACCCTGATCAGGAACTAGAACCAGCCCCTGTCCAGGAACTAGAACCGGCCACTGTCCAGGAACTAGAACCGGTCCCTGACAAGGAACTAGAACCGGCTCCTTACCAGGTAAAAGATGAAGAGACTGATGAGTGCAATAAGACAGAATATCATAACAGTTCAGGTGGTCAACCAGAGACTGTGCCAGAAGAGGCTTCATCTTCAGCTGAGAATGTGCAGGACGACTCAGGGGAGTTTGTGGTCACTATGTTGGCCAGAGGTAAACTGGAGGAACAAGATATGGGAGTGAAGGGGATGTCCTCTACACTTTCAGAGACTGGCGCCCCAGAGGCCCCCCCATCCTACCGTGATGAAGACGTGATGGCTGAGAGCTGGAGGCAGCACAGGAAGCATGTGTTTGTCCTGAGTGAGGCAGGGAAACCAATCTACTCCCGCTACGGCAGTGAAGAGGCACTGTCGTCCACCATGGGAGTCATGATGGCACTGGTGTCCTTTGTCCAGAGTAGTGACAACATGATCCGCTCTGTCTACTCAGGTGAGCATTTCTAGAATTTCCTTACATTCTTGACTATGACAATAAGTTACTATAGGTGTTTTTGTATCATACTTGGCTCCTTCTGTACAGCTTTACATCATGATGTTTCCCTGTGTCTCTACCTCTACTCTTCCCTCAGACGGGCACACGGTGGTGTTCATGCAGAAGGGTCCTCTGGTGCTGGTGTCTGTGTCAAGCAGCCGTCAGTCAGAGCAGCAGCTGCGTGCTGAGCTGCTGTACGTCTACTACCAGATCATCAGCATGCTCACCCAGGCCAGCATCACACGCATCTTCGAACACAAGAAGAACTATGACCTGCGGCGACTACTGGCCGGCTCCGAGAAGATCCTGGATGGCCTCCTCAACCTGGTGGACTCAGACCCCAGCTTCCTGCTGGCAGCGGTGCACTGCTTGCCCCTGACTTCCTCTCTTAGGGACTCCCTCAGCCAGATCCTACAGAAGGCCATCACCCCAAACCTGGTCTTCTCCATCCTCATTGCCAAGAACCAGCTGCTCACCATTGTCCAGGAGAAGACGGTGATTGAGGACACCAGGCTGGAGCCTGCTGATGTCCACCTGCTGCTCAACCTCATTGGGGCCTCCTCTGCCTTCCAGGCTGGAGAGATCTGGACTCCCATCTGCCTGCCTCTCTTTAACCCTGACTGTTACTTCTATGCCTACATCTCCTACCTGGACCCCCCAAAATGCACTGTGTGTCTGCTGCTGCTCTCCACGGATAAGGAGGCTTTTTATGCGGTGGCAGAGTGTAAGAGGAGGATAGAGTTGGCCATGCTGGCTCAGAGCTCTCTGAGGCTCATTGCCAATGCCCACTCCTACAGCGTGAGCCAGGTGGGTGTCTCAGACCTCAGGCACTTCATGTACAAGCCCTTTGATGTCCCAGACAACCACAAGCAGCTCACCCAGTTCACCAGGTAGGTGGTATGTTTTGATTGTGCCTGTATAACCTTCACCCAGTGAATGATTATGAATTATTCATGTCTTTGTCATTTTACTACTTTCTTGCATGTTTTAACTAAATAGTGGTTCTGCATTTCTGTGTTAATGCGCAGAAAGATTAGCCTACAAACATAATTACTCAAAAAGTAATGTCAAAGGGGagatgtggggcggcagggtagactagtggttagagcgttggacttgtaaccgaaaggttgcaagttcgaatccccgagctgacaatgtataaatctgtcgttctgcccctgaacaggcagttaacccactgttcctaggccgtcattgaaaataagaatttgttcttattgcctagttaaataaaggttaaattaaataaaaaatgtgaagCACTgaaggctgctgaagggaggagggctcataataatggctggaacaaagCGAATATAATGGCATCAAACCCATGGAAACCATGTTCTaggtatttgatgccattccactgattacactccagccattaccaggagcccgtcctccccaattaagatgccaccaacctcctgtggtgtgtagTACATCAAAATATGTGCCTCAGCAGGTCGGATCACATGCAGCCTCCAGTAGGCCTATTGCTTATGATGGCCATATTAACATTACAGAATCGTCTGCATTGAAAGTGCATGATATCCATGATGATACTGATAAGATTGTATCACTCTCACTGTAAGCGAAGCATGACTTCAATTATTTCTTAATTATCTTGATTGCCATCTTTGGGTTTCTTATTAGACCAGCTGTACCAGTGAGAACCAACTTCCAAAATCTAATAAAACAGGGAAAATAAATACTCACCATGCAATGCTGTGTCTTGCAAACTGAGTTATTGAAAGGCTAGTCTGACGTTAGAGCAGCATGATCAAAGTGGGAGAAgcaaacatgttttatttttccaAACACACTGTTCTATGGCAATTTCTTTCTGATGTATACAATTGGCCGACATTTACACTGCATAATGTCTAAGGTCTTGCCCTGTCCTTGTTTAAGACGTTTGATGTGCTGTTGATTTCAGCCCAGAGATGGAGGCTCCCTACAgcacggaggaggagaggatgcagCTGCTGGACCTGTACCGTTACATGCACAGTCGCATCCACAGCTCCTCCCGGCCCCTCAAGCTCATCTACCACGTGGCAGAGAGGGAAACCCTGCTGGCCTGGGTATGTCACGCCCACAGGGAATATACACGTAGTGTTACTATGGGCAGGTCTATTGACTGAAGCTTGTTTTAGTCTGGAGGCTAGGGTCTCACAAACTTGCATTCTGTTCCAGAGTTTACATTGCAGTATTTGAGCTATGATGGATTGTTGCTAGCGTTCATGTTGCATACCTTTCGGCTCAATGGAACACAACAGTAATTTCAAGGAATTTGAAACGTATATATTTAAGGTTTAGTTTATTGTCATGATGTAGAACATTGGTAACTAAGAGCTGAATTGCAGTATACAGTCCATACCTAAATGAATAGACAATTAATAATAGTTGAAATGGACCTGCTAAGTCAACTAATTGCATGCTCTGTCCATTTCTCTGTAGGTCACAAGTAAATTTGAGTTGTACACTTGCTTCAGCCCGTTGGTGACTAAGGCCCGTGCCATTAACGCAATAACCAAGCTTCTACGTTGGATCAAGAAGGAGGAGGACCGTCTCTTTATCCGATACCCACCCAAGTATTCAACCACGCCCAACCCCAGCAAAAGCTCCCGCAAGTCTGACCAGCAGGACTCCACAGATAATGGCTTTGCGTCTCTACTATAGAGCTGATCTAGCCCGGGCTATTCCTCTCTGTCAACAGTTTATACACCGGTTCTACTAGAAGAGGTGTTTGGCACTGACCACATCCTACATCTTTTTGGACTTCATTGAACTTTGACCACTGGACTATTGAAGGATGACTTGCCTTCTTGAAACTGACTCTATTATTATTTCTGTACCTTTTATAAGAAAGCATGTTTAGTAACTGTGTTAGTGCTTTTAGGTTCCAACTTGGTCAGGAAAACTGTAAGGAGAAAGCAAACATTTTAAAATTGGCTAGTGGTGGAACTTTCAATAATATCTAATTGTTTTTATATTGTTTTATTCTATTGTGACAAAGGTGAGAACTCTTCTCAAAGGCATAATATCTGACTCATTACATACAACTATTGCAATTCAAGCTTTTGTGGTCATTGACACTGTAGCACATTACAAAAATGAAAGTAAGGACTACCTAGAACTACTCCTGAATTTCTTTTCAAATGCCTTGCCATCATACTTATTGCTAGAAACCTTAATGTTGACCGGATGACAAATAGGAAATTAATTTTTAAAAGTTTGGTTATTGGTGGGATGAACAGAATTTAAATGTATCAATGTCTTATTTTGAAATCGCATCCTCTAGACAACTGGAATTGGAAGGATTACCACTCTTGTATGTGTCTGGATAGTCCATGACATCACCTCTCTACATGTTTATTGTTCTCAGTTGATACAATTGTTTGACTGGCATGTTGTCTTTGCAGTTTAGATTGTAAATAATGCTCTGGTAATAAACATTCAGTTACATTTTTCTATCCTTAATATTTTTACATCTGCGAGACACATTTTCTCCCCACACTGTAATATTCGTTATTTGAGGATTACCAGAGTAAAGTACTTCAAGGCTAAATGCTTTTTCCGGCCCACAGATCCTAGATGGGAGTTCCAATTTGTGGAGTTCTTTAAATAAAGACACTTGCTGCAAATTCTCCTGGCGGATACCGGGATCAACtatgatgtgttatttcatgagTGGTGGAGGTTCAGTCTTACCTGAtttgactgttatgttcagtgaGTTCCTAAATAAATCCCAGGTTGCACAAACCACCTTGTCATTTTATAACTGCATGTTAGATTAAGACTGAAAACAAACAACCGTTTTAAACAATATTTATTTGAGAAAATATTGTTTGACAGATTTTAGATCTTGTGGTATAATTCAAATGACAAGATCCAGAACTCCTTTGAGCCACCTAATAAACAGGCTAGTAGGCTAGTGCACTTATGCCTAGACAACTACAGGGTTTTGTGCCAACTGACCACTAGGAAACATTGATACAAAGAGCTACAAAGCTTCCTACATCtttttcaatatttatttttttaaataacagacTCAATTGTCACAATATAAATTAAAATctaatatttagatttttttttgcattCCTTAAATTACTTTGTGTATTATAAACACAGACATTTACATATATACAAATATGCATATAACcaagtttttttcttttttttccttcaTACCTATGGCTTCAGAGCTCAATCTACAAACCATTTCAAACTAACATTGTGCTTTTCAAGTCATTGGAGGGTTTGCAAATCACATCTTGCCACTGACTGGAATCCCAAGTTATTGACCTTATTGAAGTGGTTGCAGTGACCCATTTCCTAAGTCATGACGAGACATTCGAAAGTCCTGTTCCATCAAATAGCTGCAACAAGCACACCACCACCATTTCATATAAAAAAGAAATAAACCCAGAAATAGCATCAATGTGTAAAAATGTATAAGAAGCATGGCATTTCAATGACAAATCTGAATATGCTTTGAATCAAGCAAATCCCCGTTGAGGATAAAATATATACAATGACTTTCTTTGTCTTGATTGACTTCTGGCTAAAACAAAATGTATATTATTACTAGACTCATTGCAACAGAGTGGTTGTGTAAAGTACTAAAAAGTAATCAATGAGTAATCAGATGttatcttaaaaaatatatatcctaaGATCCATGTCTTTTAGGAACTCCTCCTTTCACATTTCCCCCCAATTTCCAAAATTATAACATTCCCCCTAAAAAAAGGTCAGAGTCAATCAGATCATCACTCATTTTAGGTAGTTGCagccaaatatattggcacccttgcacttttCTTAAAGAATTCTCAGTCTTCTAAAAAATAAGTTGAAATTACCAAAGAAAATGTTGATCTCCAAATGTTATTGTATTGTCAACATTGCAGAACCATTTCTTTTTTTGGAGGGGGGGCTTCagttacaatttttttttctgaaaATAAAAGCAAAATACCATGAACAACATTATTGGCATCTACAAGCTAATACTTGGTCGCACAGCCTTTGGCCAAGTTGACTGCAAAATAACACCACAAAGGATCTTGCTGCACCGTTCTACTGGCAATTTGGCCCAATGTTCAGCTGCAGACTGTTCCAATTCTGTAATGTTTGAGTGGTGCCGATCTCTCCGTAGGTTTTGGATGGGATTCAGCTCTGGAC
This sequence is a window from Oncorhynchus kisutch isolate 150728-3 linkage group LG1, Okis_V2, whole genome shotgun sequence. Protein-coding genes within it:
- the LOC109898509 gene encoding vacuolar fusion protein MON1 homolog B isoform X1 → MNPVTIGIMDVLFVCDVNMERDDNQEKGEMEEIKSENPSSDCTLSTGSADLTPALPSENHTVPEPAGPVGGDDGTNVTLEEPKNPPPSDTMGEEGTQELELAPDQELEPDPDQELEPAPVQELEPATVQELEPVPDKELEPAPYQVKDEETDECNKTEYHNSSGGQPETVPEEASSSAENVQDDSGEFVVTMLARGKLEEQDMGVKGMSSTLSETGAPEAPPSYRDEDVMAESWRQHRKHVFVLSEAGKPIYSRYGSEEALSSTMGVMMALVSFVQSSDNMIRSVYSDGHTVVFMQKGPLVLVSVSSSRQSEQQLRAELLYVYYQIISMLTQASITRIFEHKKNYDLRRLLAGSEKILDGLLNLVDSDPSFLLAAVHCLPLTSSLRDSLSQILQKAITPNLVFSILIAKNQLLTIVQEKTVIEDTRLEPADVHLLLNLIGASSAFQAGEIWTPICLPLFNPDCYFYAYISYLDPPKCTVCLLLLSTDKEAFYAVAECKRRIELAMLAQSSLRLIANAHSYSVSQVGVSDLRHFMYKPFDVPDNHKQLTQFTSPEMEAPYSTEEERMQLLDLYRYMHSRIHSSSRPLKLIYHVAERETLLAWVTSKFELYTCFSPLVTKARAINAITKLLRWIKKEEDRLFIRYPPKYSTTPNPSKSSRKSDQQDSTDNGFASLL
- the LOC109898509 gene encoding vacuolar fusion protein MON1 homolog B isoform X2; protein product: MERDDNQEKGEMEEIKSENPSSDCTLSTGSADLTPALPSENHTVPEPAGPVGGDDGTNVTLEEPKNPPPSDTMGEEGTQELELAPDQELEPDPDQELEPAPVQELEPATVQELEPVPDKELEPAPYQVKDEETDECNKTEYHNSSGGQPETVPEEASSSAENVQDDSGEFVVTMLARGKLEEQDMGVKGMSSTLSETGAPEAPPSYRDEDVMAESWRQHRKHVFVLSEAGKPIYSRYGSEEALSSTMGVMMALVSFVQSSDNMIRSVYSDGHTVVFMQKGPLVLVSVSSSRQSEQQLRAELLYVYYQIISMLTQASITRIFEHKKNYDLRRLLAGSEKILDGLLNLVDSDPSFLLAAVHCLPLTSSLRDSLSQILQKAITPNLVFSILIAKNQLLTIVQEKTVIEDTRLEPADVHLLLNLIGASSAFQAGEIWTPICLPLFNPDCYFYAYISYLDPPKCTVCLLLLSTDKEAFYAVAECKRRIELAMLAQSSLRLIANAHSYSVSQVGVSDLRHFMYKPFDVPDNHKQLTQFTSPEMEAPYSTEEERMQLLDLYRYMHSRIHSSSRPLKLIYHVAERETLLAWVTSKFELYTCFSPLVTKARAINAITKLLRWIKKEEDRLFIRYPPKYSTTPNPSKSSRKSDQQDSTDNGFASLL
- the LOC109898509 gene encoding vacuolar fusion protein MON1 homolog B isoform X3, yielding MAESWRQHRKHVFVLSEAGKPIYSRYGSEEALSSTMGVMMALVSFVQSSDNMIRSVYSDGHTVVFMQKGPLVLVSVSSSRQSEQQLRAELLYVYYQIISMLTQASITRIFEHKKNYDLRRLLAGSEKILDGLLNLVDSDPSFLLAAVHCLPLTSSLRDSLSQILQKAITPNLVFSILIAKNQLLTIVQEKTVIEDTRLEPADVHLLLNLIGASSAFQAGEIWTPICLPLFNPDCYFYAYISYLDPPKCTVCLLLLSTDKEAFYAVAECKRRIELAMLAQSSLRLIANAHSYSVSQVGVSDLRHFMYKPFDVPDNHKQLTQFTSPEMEAPYSTEEERMQLLDLYRYMHSRIHSSSRPLKLIYHVAERETLLAWVTSKFELYTCFSPLVTKARAINAITKLLRWIKKEEDRLFIRYPPKYSTTPNPSKSSRKSDQQDSTDNGFASLL